From the Leptolyngbya sp. O-77 genome, one window contains:
- a CDS encoding AAA family ATPase produces MSYYIPPKFLDRLAVHITKNFLALPNVRVPLILGIHGRKGEGKTFMCELVFKRMGLGAVYMSAGELESPDAGDPARLIRLRYREAGEWSRTHGRMAVLMINDVDAGIGRVDASTQYTVNTQLVNATLMNIADNPTNVQLPGSYDAEPTQRIPIIVTGNDFATLYAPLIRDGRMEKFFWDPTREDRLGIVAGIFEADGVPRSDVEALVDHFAEQSTDFFGALRSRLYDEQVRTLIHRVGIDKISQTVVHSDGKPMEFQKPNFSLQHLIEIGTEMVQEQERIRELRLVSEYHEVLKGDRPRSANRASHSVSKSDKYFMYYGDRPGAAEPTPSKSSNGNGGILSQSVPTRTLHPIVAEVAEEIRSILAGGLRLGIEYVDERRYRMGSWQCFGTYDGSPEEAIAALETCLAEHPKDYIRLVTIDKHRNRMGDRLLQRP; encoded by the coding sequence ATGTCTTACTATATTCCGCCAAAATTTCTCGATCGCCTCGCGGTGCATATCACCAAGAACTTTCTGGCGTTGCCCAATGTTAGGGTGCCGCTGATTTTGGGGATTCATGGGCGCAAAGGCGAGGGCAAAACCTTTATGTGCGAGCTGGTGTTTAAGCGCATGGGGCTGGGGGCGGTGTATATGTCGGCGGGCGAGTTGGAAAGCCCCGATGCGGGCGATCCGGCGCGGCTAATTCGGCTGCGCTATCGGGAGGCGGGCGAGTGGAGCCGCACCCACGGGCGCATGGCAGTGCTAATGATCAACGACGTAGATGCGGGCATTGGGCGGGTGGATGCCAGCACGCAATATACCGTGAACACGCAGTTGGTCAATGCCACGCTGATGAACATTGCCGACAACCCGACCAATGTGCAGCTTCCGGGCAGCTATGACGCAGAGCCGACCCAGCGAATTCCGATTATCGTGACGGGCAATGACTTTGCAACGCTGTATGCGCCGCTGATCCGCGATGGACGGATGGAGAAATTCTTTTGGGACCCGACGCGGGAGGATCGGCTGGGCATTGTGGCGGGCATTTTTGAGGCGGATGGCGTTCCCCGATCAGATGTGGAAGCGCTGGTGGATCACTTTGCTGAACAGTCGACGGATTTCTTTGGCGCACTGCGATCGCGCCTTTATGACGAACAGGTTCGCACGCTCATTCACCGCGTCGGCATCGACAAGATTTCGCAGACGGTGGTTCACAGCGACGGCAAGCCGATGGAATTTCAAAAACCCAACTTTAGCCTGCAACATTTAATTGAGATTGGCACGGAGATGGTGCAGGAACAAGAACGCATTCGTGAACTGCGGCTAGTGTCTGAGTATCACGAGGTGCTGAAGGGCGATCGCCCCCGCTCAGCGAACCGTGCAAGCCATTCGGTCAGCAAGTCCGATAAATACTTTATGTATTATGGCGATCGCCCTGGTGCAGCCGAACCTACACCCTCCAAGTCCTCAAATGGGAACGGTGGGATCCTGTCTCAAAGTGTGCCAACTAGAACACTGCATCCTATCGTGGCAGAGGTCGCCGAGGAAATTCGCAGCATCCTGGCAGGAGGACTGCGACTCGGCATTGAGTACGTGGATGAGCGTCGCTATCGCATGGGTTCATGGCAATGTTTTGGAACCTACGATGGCAGCCCAGAGGAGGCGATCGCCGCTCTGGAAACCTGCCTCGCAGAACATCCGAAGGATTACATTCGCCTCGTCACGATCGACAAACACCGCAACCGCATGGGCGATCGCCTCCTCCAGCGCCCCTAG
- a CDS encoding Uma2 family endonuclease translates to MVQVPTKPLTLEEFLALPETKPASEFIDGNIIQKPMPQGEHSTLQGDLTSAINAALKPSKIGRAYPELRCSFGGRSIVPDVAVFRWERIPRRPDGRVENAFMLPPDWTIEILSPEQSQSRVIRNILHCLSHGAEMGWLLDPEEGCIFVYGANQSVQLFDEPDSVLPVPAFAEAVQLTVGEIFGWLQA, encoded by the coding sequence ATGGTGCAAGTTCCCACAAAACCGCTGACCCTAGAGGAATTTCTGGCGCTGCCCGAAACCAAGCCCGCCAGCGAATTCATCGACGGCAACATCATTCAAAAACCCATGCCCCAAGGTGAACACAGCACGCTCCAAGGTGACCTGACGAGTGCGATTAACGCAGCGCTCAAGCCGTCAAAAATAGGACGTGCCTATCCAGAACTGCGCTGCTCCTTTGGGGGACGATCGATTGTGCCAGATGTTGCGGTCTTTCGGTGGGAGCGCATTCCCCGGCGACCAGACGGGCGAGTTGAAAATGCGTTTATGCTGCCGCCCGACTGGACGATAGAAATCCTTTCGCCCGAACAGAGCCAGTCCAGGGTAATTCGCAACATTCTGCACTGCCTCAGCCACGGCGCGGAGATGGGCTGGCTGCTCGACCCGGAAGAAGGGTGCATCTTCGTCTATGGCGCAAATCAATCAGTGCAGTTGTTTGATGAGCCGGACAGCGTGCTGCCCGTGCCCGCGTTTGCCGAGGCAGTGCAGCTCACCGTCGGCGAAATTTTCGGCTGGCTGCAAGCGTAG
- a CDS encoding Uma2 family endonuclease, translating to MVQVPAKPLTLEEFLALPETKPASEFIDGNIIQKPMPQGKHSVLQRELTFTLTAAFRANPVGQAFPELRCTFGGRSIVPDIAVFRADRIPRDSSGEVANTFNLPPDWTIEILSPGQSQSRVIRNILHCLSHGAELGWLLDPEEVCIFVYGADHSVQLFDEPDGVLPVPAFAGAVRLTVGEIFGWLQA from the coding sequence ATGGTGCAGGTTCCTGCAAAACCGCTGACCCTGGAAGAATTTCTGGCGCTGCCCGAAACCAAGCCCGCCAGCGAATTCATCGACGGCAACATCATTCAAAAGCCCATGCCCCAAGGAAAGCACAGCGTTTTACAGCGCGAATTGACCTTCACGCTCACGGCTGCGTTTCGCGCCAATCCTGTAGGACAAGCGTTTCCAGAACTGCGCTGTACCTTTGGCGGGCGCTCGATTGTGCCCGATATCGCGGTTTTCCGCGCCGACCGCATTCCCAGAGACAGCAGCGGCGAAGTGGCAAATACGTTCAACCTGCCGCCCGACTGGACGATAGAAATCCTCTCGCCCGGACAGAGCCAGTCCAGGGTAATTCGCAACATTCTGCACTGCCTCAGCCACGGCGCGGAACTGGGCTGGCTGCTCGACCCGGAAGAGGTCTGCATCTTTGTTTATGGCGCAGATCACTCAGTGCAGTTGTTTGATGAGCCGGACGGCGTGCTGCCTGTGCCTGCCTTTGCTGGCGCAGTGCGGCTGACGGTCGGGGAAATTTTTGGCTGGCTGCAAGCTTGA
- a CDS encoding DUF3352 domain-containing protein, which translates to MKGKTDMNPKKPKGNGAGAWLVTGAAIALVAGGGLGYWLSRQPKPGAVSEVPAGLEAVPQDALLALSISTRPAQWRQLREFGTPQTRARLDQALVNWRDRLLTSKGYRYAQDIQPWVGDEVTLVLLAPAAETERPPALWILPIEDAEKAQQSLSRLGAGASASARSHKGVALRTLAGTDGQTLSAAVLEDRLVLLSDTASAIERAIDTYQSGEALTQLPNYSLALAQTAVPEPFARLYVNGPQAKAIAAANSIQPAPLLGLTPLQNNQGLVASARLTETGVQLRGFNWLPADSQNRYRVVNNAGDLPKRLPDDALMLVSGSSFQQFWQGYSQQGSVVNPRNPLNPNMLREGLLSTTGLNLETDLVDWMNGEFALALLPQPDATGDRRLSLAWLAETSDRPAAEAALARLDEVMGSRYRFRVTQAEVGGQPVVGWASPFGSINATHGWLNNNTAFLTLGTGTLPNLLPQSEMPLANDPDFVAATTTSLNSPNGQFFIDIERLLTSDTPFPLPNLPNGTEIFLTGMRSLGITTAIEGDRTTRYDLNLTLKKSTEPVAPLPPPE; encoded by the coding sequence ATGAAAGGAAAGACGGACATGAACCCAAAAAAGCCCAAGGGAAACGGTGCAGGCGCTTGGCTGGTGACTGGGGCAGCGATCGCCCTCGTAGCAGGCGGTGGGCTGGGCTACTGGCTCTCTCGTCAGCCCAAACCGGGCGCAGTCTCGGAGGTGCCCGCTGGGCTGGAAGCCGTGCCCCAGGACGCGCTGCTGGCGCTGTCGATTTCCACTCGCCCGGCTCAGTGGCGACAACTGCGCGAATTTGGCACGCCCCAGACCCGCGCTCGGCTCGATCAAGCCCTGGTGAATTGGCGCGATCGCCTGCTCACGTCCAAGGGCTATCGCTATGCTCAAGACATTCAGCCCTGGGTGGGCGACGAGGTGACGCTGGTGCTGCTGGCTCCGGCGGCAGAAACCGAAAGACCACCTGCCCTCTGGATCTTGCCGATCGAAGATGCCGAAAAGGCGCAGCAAAGCCTGTCGCGACTGGGGGCGGGCGCATCTGCTTCTGCTCGCAGCCACAAGGGCGTTGCCCTCCGCACCCTCGCGGGAACCGACGGACAGACCCTCAGCGCGGCGGTGCTGGAGGATCGACTGGTGCTGCTGTCGGACACGGCTTCAGCGATTGAACGGGCGATCGACACCTATCAGAGCGGCGAGGCACTGACTCAGTTGCCGAATTATTCACTGGCCCTGGCCCAAACGGCAGTGCCTGAACCCTTTGCGCGGCTGTATGTGAACGGGCCCCAGGCAAAGGCGATCGCCGCTGCGAATTCTATCCAGCCCGCGCCGCTGTTGGGTCTAACGCCCCTGCAAAATAATCAAGGACTGGTTGCCAGTGCCCGTCTTACCGAGACAGGGGTGCAACTGCGGGGTTTTAACTGGCTACCCGCTGACAGCCAGAATCGCTATCGGGTGGTCAACAATGCCGGAGATTTGCCGAAGCGATTACCAGATGATGCGCTGATGCTGGTTTCGGGCAGCAGCTTCCAGCAGTTTTGGCAGGGCTATAGCCAGCAGGGCAGCGTGGTCAATCCGCGCAATCCGCTGAATCCCAACATGCTGCGTGAAGGGCTGCTCAGCACGACTGGGCTGAACCTGGAAACGGATCTGGTGGACTGGATGAATGGTGAATTTGCCCTGGCGCTGCTGCCGCAGCCCGATGCGACGGGCGATCGCCGTTTGTCGCTGGCCTGGCTGGCCGAAACGAGCGATCGCCCCGCAGCAGAAGCCGCCCTCGCCAGGTTAGACGAGGTAATGGGCAGTCGCTATCGGTTTCGCGTCACCCAAGCGGAGGTCGGCGGACAACCTGTGGTCGGCTGGGCATCGCCCTTTGGCTCGATCAACGCAACCCACGGCTGGCTAAACAACAACACCGCCTTTTTGACTCTGGGTACGGGTACGCTCCCCAACCTACTGCCCCAGTCCGAAATGCCCCTAGCCAACGATCCAGACTTTGTTGCCGCCACTACGACCAGCCTTAACAGCCCAAACGGGCAGTTTTTTATCGATATTGAGCGGCTGCTCACGAGCGACACACCTTTTCCGCTGCCCAATTTGCCTAATGGCACCGAGATTTTTCTGACGGGAATGCGATCGCTCGGCATCACCACCGCCATCGAGGGCGATCGCACCACGCGCTATGATCTGAACTTGACGCTGAAAAAATCGACCGAACCCGTTGCGCCCCTGCCACCGCCGGAGTAG